A stretch of the Mesorhizobium sp. Pch-S genome encodes the following:
- the dprA gene encoding DNA-processing protein DprA, producing MSKPVAGLRLSDRQRLNWLRLIRTPNVGPASFRSLVNRFGSAEAALEVLPELTISGGASRTVRIPAIAEIEAEMQAARRVGARFVCIGEPDYPSLLKQMDHPPPVLAMKGIGAVFTVPAVAIVGARNASLAGIKMARLLANELGREGYGIVSGLARGIDTAAHQSSLLTGTVAVLAGGLDQPYPPENAGLIDEIVERGAVISEMPFGWQPRAQDFPRRNRLVAGASLGLVVVEAAERSGSLISARLATEMGRLVFAVPGSPLDPRARGTNALIKDGATLVTETADILNALTPLIGTRFVPNIPVEEPPEFSTTAPPGDRERQRVVETLGQAPVNIDEIIRHTGLHPAQVAMILLELDLAGRLERHAGGFVSLIFSQ from the coding sequence GTGAGCAAGCCAGTTGCCGGGTTGCGCCTCAGCGACCGGCAACGGCTGAACTGGCTGCGCCTGATCCGCACACCGAATGTCGGACCGGCTTCGTTTCGTTCACTCGTCAACCGCTTCGGTTCAGCCGAAGCAGCACTCGAGGTCTTGCCTGAACTGACGATTTCCGGCGGCGCCAGCCGTACGGTCAGGATCCCGGCCATCGCCGAGATCGAGGCTGAGATGCAAGCCGCAAGGCGCGTAGGCGCGCGTTTTGTCTGCATTGGAGAGCCAGACTATCCATCGCTGCTCAAGCAGATGGATCACCCACCGCCCGTACTCGCCATGAAAGGCATTGGCGCGGTGTTTACGGTGCCGGCAGTCGCCATTGTCGGTGCGCGCAATGCCTCGCTCGCCGGCATCAAGATGGCACGTCTGCTTGCGAACGAACTTGGTCGAGAAGGCTATGGAATTGTCTCCGGCCTTGCACGCGGCATCGATACCGCCGCTCATCAGAGCAGTCTTCTCACGGGCACGGTTGCTGTGCTGGCGGGCGGACTGGATCAACCCTATCCGCCCGAAAATGCCGGACTCATCGATGAGATCGTCGAGCGCGGCGCCGTGATTTCCGAAATGCCGTTCGGTTGGCAGCCCCGCGCCCAGGATTTTCCACGCCGCAACCGGCTGGTGGCCGGTGCTTCACTCGGGCTCGTCGTCGTGGAAGCCGCCGAGCGGTCGGGATCACTGATCAGCGCGCGGCTGGCCACGGAAATGGGACGACTTGTCTTTGCGGTCCCGGGCTCGCCGCTCGATCCACGCGCTCGAGGCACGAATGCTCTCATTAAGGATGGCGCCACTCTCGTCACCGAAACAGCGGACATACTTAACGCACTGACACCTCTGATCGGCACGCGGTTCGTACCGAACATTCCTGTGGAGGAACCGCCTGAATTTTCGACGACGGCCCCACCCGGCGACAGGGAGCGCCAACGGGTTGTCGAAACGCTTGGGCAAGCCCCTGTAAATATTGATGAAATCATCCGCCATACCGGTCTGCACCCCGCTCAGGTCGCAATGATTCTGCTGGAGCTCGACCTTGCCGGCCGGCTGGAGCGCCATGCAGGCGGATTTGTTTCACTGATCTTTAGCCAATGA